A segment of the Meriones unguiculatus strain TT.TT164.6M chromosome 10, Bangor_MerUng_6.1, whole genome shotgun sequence genome:
AAACTGACAGTGGCGTCTCCCTTTCTAATGACTTCAGAGGATGTCAACCTTCGTGATGCAGAGCATGGCATTTCTTCAGTCCTCCTTTGCTGTTCCTGGGTCACAGTTATATGTGAATGGCGACCTGAGGCTGCAGCAGAAGCAGCCACTGAGCTACCGCAGCCTAGACGTCAGATACAATGTAAGGATGCTCCTTGTGGTCTAGCTCCTTCATTCTTCTGTTTAGCACATCCTTTGAAGGGGGAGCAATGTAAGCTTAGAAATAGCATTTAAGTCTTTTTATGCATGTGAGTGTTCTGCCTGGCTGTATGTGGGTGCACCAGACATGTGTATCCCTGGACCAGAGCCCAGGTCCTCtaaactgtctctccagccccatcatgaATTCCTTCTAAATGTATAATTCCAGGGGGCctggagagctggttcagtgCTTAAGgtcactagctgttcttccagaggacctgagtttgattaccagCACCCAGCTGGCAGCCCACAGCTGCTTGTAGTTAGTTCCACTTCCCTccggcgccctcttctggcctcctcaggcactgggcacacatggtgcacagaaacatgcaggcaaagcgcgcgcacacacacacacacacacacaaataaaaagtaataatttttttGTAGATATGAAAAAGGCACACCTTGGTTTATACCctgaaagaaaagggaaacactCTTACTGAAGAACTAAATTGTCTGTTGCTCTCAGGGACACACATTCTACATGTGtcctgttagttttttttttttgttgttgttgttgttattgtttgtttgttgtttttttcaagacaaggtttcctcGTGTAGCCCTaggtgtcctggaactagctctgtagaccaggctggcttcaaactcacagagatcctcctgcctctgcctcccagtctctgggattaaaggtgagcaccaccacccATCCTTGTGTTAGTTTATTGTTTGTTGTGACCAAACACCTGAGGAAACATCCTAACGGGGGAGAGATTTGGTTTACTCGGGTCTGACCTGGTGGGAGAGCTTCCTGGCCAGCAGGAAGCAGAGTGGAGCAGGCTGGGGCCAGAGCACCATGCAGCCCGAAAGGACAAGTTCCCAGTGCCTGGCTTCCCCCGCCAGCCTCCACCTTCGGCAGGCAGCGCCACTCCCCCAACTCACCCACTGTCCGATCACGTTTTGAATCCATCAGTGGGTCCAACCATCAATCTGCTCTAAGCGCTCACGTCCCAAACTTCTCTGGAGATGTCCTGTACCCCGAGGTGCGCTCTATTCTACCTCCCCAGGTGTTGATCAAGCCAAGCAACAGGGCAGTCAAGATGGACGGTCACATCTTCCAAATGATGTGGTAAAGTGCCTatgtaaatacattaaaaaaaaaatacgagTCACCATTTATTGAACAGGTGACATATGCCTGCCCAGAGTGAAAAAGTttacaggcaggtgtggtggcctgCCTGCCTGGTAGCCCCCGCTCTGGAGACCAAGGTGGGAGGATCTCCTGACGCCAGGGATTGAAGACTAGCCTAGGTTCCTGAGCAATGACCCATCTCTAACAGAAATTCCTACTTATGTGTCATGGGGTTTCAGTCACCAGCATGACTTCCTGAGACACCTGCTGGCTcagcctcccccccacccccggccatGTTTGTTCAAGAGCCCTGTGGCCATGGCATATGCCAACAGGACCCGGGTGGAGGGAACACACAGCTACGTGGTTAGCATAGCCTGTTTTCCTAGAACAGGAACGGGAGGGAAAccattgtttttatataaaagccAACATAGACACATGGTTTTATATAAAAAccattgtttttatataaaagccAACATAGACACAGGGGGGGAATCTCGCCCTGTCCCAGCTCCGCAGCCTCTTGGTCTTCCCTCGTCCACTTTCCTTCATTCAGCCACATGCATGGGCCCTTCTGCTATTCTTTGAACCAgcccctgcctttctctctctctttctctttctctctttctctgtgtgcgtgtgtgagagagagagtcagagagacagagagaaatgaaaccTGTGGTAAGTGGACATTGGCCCTTTTTTTCTATcactacaaaaaataaaactgagagTAAAACAACTTAAATTGTTACAGTTTGTTTATCCTTGAAGAAAAGATTACTGAAATGGCTAGAGggatgtttggttcccagcatccacatcaggctgcttacaaccacctgtaaccctTAACTTCAGggagatccaatgcctctggcttccatgaaCACCTGTATTCACATGTACCTATTAACCCTCaccctctgacacacacacacacatatatgtgtataactataaacaattaaaataaaactgtaaaaaatTGATTACTGAAACAGAAATAGGCCACAAGAGTAAGAGTGTGGTCCCTGGGGTTAGGGTGGTCTCCAGCATGGAGCCTCGGGGAGCAGCTGGGTGGAAAGCGGGTAGAGGGGAGTGCTCACAGCCTGTCCTCCTGCCTTGCGCCAGGTATCCGTGATCAATGGGACTAGTCCTTTTGCCCATGACTACGACCTCACTCACATTGTTGCTGCCTATCAGGAAAGGAACGGTGAGTTACCAGTGGAGGCCACCGGGCCACCACTCAGAGACCTCCCAGCTTGCGGGGTCCATGAAAACAAACAACTGGAACACTTTTTACAATTAAAATTTCAAACCAGCACGGGCTCGGGGATGAGAGGCGGGTGGGCTTGCCAGATCTTGTCCTCCGTGTCCTGTCTCCAAAGCCACATCCTGTCCCACTTGGCCATCTCTCCCGTAGCCCAACATGTTAGCAATCACTCGCCTCATTTATCCCATCATGGGCTTCACTGGTTTCCTAACTGAGTTATCCCCCAAAGTACACCTATAAAAGAAGCCAGTGACAATTTATTGTCCTTACTTTCCAGACAGCTGTGAATGATGTGTGTCAGGCAGTCCGCCTTTGTAGCCTGGTAGGAAAGGAGAAGCTCCCACAGTTCTGACTAGGGATGGTGTTTGTTCCCTAGAGACTATCCCCACACTTGAGTCAGCACACCAGGCTGGTTGGTGGTCTGGCATTTCCCCTAAAGCATCAAAGGTGTTTCTGACAACAAGACATTATAGATGATACCCACAGACATTTCACAAGTGGGAGGCTTGCAGTTCCAGTACTTCTTCGTAATTTTATGCAGTGCAGTAGCAGCAATAGGCTAGCAATAGAATTGCTAAAAATAAGTCTGACAACCATTGGCCTGAACATCAGCTCTTTTCCTTGCCTAGTATGCACAATCCCCGTACCAGTCAGTCAGAATCAGTCACCAGTACCACATAAAGCCAAAAAGCATGGTAATACACACTCGTagccccagcccttgggaggcaggtgtcagaaattcaaggtcatccttggcaacACAGCTGGTCAGAGGCCAGCTTGAGTTACATGAGAATctatcaaaaaaagaaagagccagTAGGTAAGAACATTTTCCattaagcctgatgacccaagttccaTCCCTAGGACTCATTGGTGAAGCGAGAGAACTGGTACGCTAGTATACACATATTAGGTAAATAAATGTCTTTAAAGAGGCCAGGGCTGGGGCATGGACCAGCAGTTAAAAGggcttgctactcttccagattGCTGGGGTTCTCAGCAGCTATGTAAGGCAGCTCAAAATTGCCTGTAACACCAACTCCACGGGATCCAATTACGGAAACCCACATGCACAACCCCTCCCACCCATCCACCTCCACACACAGTCTTAGAAGCTGAAAAGAAACACTTTGAGATCcaaattattcttatttatttatctatgtaaTAAAACTATTTCCCCCACACTGCTACACCATTTTAACCactatttttttctagaaatataGTATTTCTTCACTTAGCTCTTCAGCAGTGGTAGACCACAGAGATCCTTTGCAAGTTTTTGACATATTGTAACAGAAGTATTTTGACAAGTATTTCAAATAATGCATAAGCAACTTTGCACATTCAATTGCTCTTTTTAGTTCTTTGCATTCTAAAATACAGAATATCCTCCTATATTCAAAGACAACTTATAGCCCTTCGTTTGGGATTCATGATTAATGTTTGTGGCagggcctgtaaccccagcattggtggaagcagaggcaggtagatctctgttgagttccaggccagcctggtctgcaaagcgagtctaggacagccagggctacacagagaaaccctgttagaaaaataaaaccaaaaaaaaagggaagagagagagagagagaaagaaagaaagaaagaaagaaagaaagaaagaaagaaagaaagaaagaaagaaaaagaaagaattgatTAATGTTTGTGTTGCAGTTACCACTGTCCTGAGCAACCCCAACCCGATCTGGCTGGTGGGCAGGGCTGCTGAAGCTCCGTTTGTAATCAATGCCATCATCCGATATCCTGTGGAAGTCATTTCATATCCTTTATGTTAgccgtggtggctcatgcctactAAGAAAAGAGGGGTTCCCTAGCTACTCCAAGTAGGGACAGATGTGGGACTTACAAGATAGGAAATTGCTGCAGCTCTGTAACCCCAACACAAATGACGGCTGTTCCTACTGGAAAGAGTATTTCATTTCCTGTTCCTATTTCTTTCTAAGCAATTCTTCTGAGTCAGAATTATCCATATTTATATCTTAATAATCTCTGGTTATCCATTTTATCTGAAGAGTATTCGAAATATCCTTTCTATTTCCCATCTGAGCTGAACTTTGGGGTAACCATTTCTTACATGTAGCTGTTGCCACCTTAACGTTTTGTACTTACCAGCCAGGATTCTGGGAGATGATAAAGTTCGCCTGGGTCCAGTATGTCAGCATCCTGCTTATCTTCCTCTGGGTGTTTGAAAGAATCAAAACCTTCGTGTTTCAGAATCAAGTAGTGACCTCCATCCCTGTGGCCATGCCCCAGGGAGAGGTAGGAAAAGAGCACTTATCTTGAGAAGACCACCCCATCTGGAGACTCTAGGGACCGTGGCTACCTCGCTCTTGTCTTCTGAGAACTGCCCTTTTGCAGCATCTCCGCAACTAGCCTGTTGGACACATTGAGGCCTGAATGTTTCCCCCTTAGAAACAAAGAATGGTTTTTCCAGAGTTGTACTGCGCAGACCCTGTGCTTTCAAAGCACTGAGGAACTCCGCTAGGACGAGTGCATGGGGAGGTCACGGGGTTACTGGGGCCTgtgatctttgttttgttttgtttctggttttgctttggcCTTGAGTTTTAGGAGAAGACTGCAGCCAGTTCCTACATCTTTGAGAGAGCCCCACTTCTGGTCAAGCAAGGACTTCATCCCTTTtggaccccacccccaccccactccccacccGCCCACCCCGGTCCTAAGTGACTTTTCAGCCTCTCCCAGGGCTGAAAAGAGAAATATGCAAGTCCCTAGTACTTTGTCCTCCTAGGTGTCTACACAGTGCCCATTCAGAACTTTGATTTCCAGACCTGAAGACTTTAACTGGAGAACTGAAGGGGGCGGGGCAGGACCTAAACACAAGAGCCCCAGAAACATTAAGTTACCCGCATGCTGGTGGGTAACTTaagggcaggaggaccagacACCTGCCCTCAGGCTAATAGATGGAGGTCTGTCATGGGCTCAGCTGAACAGCCCTCTGTTCCTGCCCTGCTGCGGCTGGCTCTCTGCCCCGTCTCTTGCCCTCTGTCTGCCCCTGGGATGGCGGCTGGAGTCCGAAGTGTTGTCTCATTCGGTctgtgcccccacccccagcgCCAGTGGAGGATGTTGGGCTTCTAACAACAGGTTCTTTCTCTCTGGCCCTCACCCAACAAGCCTGGCCACTTGccactcctcctcttccatggCCTTCCCCCTTTCTGAAAGGATATGGGTGACAGAGGggtttgttgttggtgttggCATCCATTGCCTGACAACCGCAGGGTTTATTCAGAGGCTGAGCTGGAAGCTCAGTTGCCTGCAGTTAGTTCCCTTGACCAAGGAAAAGGGAACTCACCAGAGGGGAGGCTTTGGGGAGGGCACGAGGAGCAGAGAGCGTAGAAAAGGTTAGGCAGAGCGTCTAATCCAGCCTGCCTACTAACAGAGTACAAGCAACCCAGCAAGATAGCCCTCTGGCAATTTAAAGACGTATCTACGAAGAACGTGGCCAGAACAGGCTTCTACTTCACATAGCCTCCTTCTTGTCCTGAGCAATTGTGCCGTCTTAAAGAGTGGTGGCTCTGTTTATGACTCCACCATGCCTTCAGCCCGGGAAGGACATACCTACCCCTACCGTCCATGCCTCACATAACCACAAACACACTATGTATCTCAGTTTATTTTGGAGGGAGACTCGGCTCTGATTTCCGGAGCACATTTCTGTCAGCCCTAGCAAAGTAAGAATTTTGAAAACAAAGCTATTTTGAAGTATTCAACAGAAAAATTCCCCAGTACTAGTTTCTCTGACTTAAAATGTACAGCCACAtatgcctctattttttttttttctggagatttAAATGAAAAATGTTCTGATTTCCATTTCAGAAAGGTATGGGAGTgttaggggtgtggctcagttggaATAGTGCCTGCCTGACATGCTCTTTggagtcctgggttccatccccatcAATGTATAAACCCTGaaaccccagcactccagaagcggAGATAGAAGGATCAGACGTTCTAAATCATCATGGAGTTAGAGCCCAGCCAGGGATACTtcagatgctgtctcaaaataaaacaagaaaatggtGGGGAGGGCTGATCAGTTCATCAGAATAtgttgtttggaaaaaaaaagaaaaaaagaaaaccaaagacaCAGGCTACTTTGTGTTACATTAAACTATTCTGTGCAAAATTTGTATAGAGAACTCAATGGTGTTTTATaactttataattaaaatattcagAAAGAAACTTCCCTGTGTTTCTGAAATGCAGGGTCTTGGGTGGGGAAGCATGGGTCCACCTGATTCTGAGTGACTTGACTCTTCAACAGCCATGCTCTGCCAGCACTCTGCCTAAAGATTTTGGAGCTTTTGTCAGGTCTCTGGCAAAAGTCCCCTCGGCCAACCCCAAGTAAAGAAGGTTTTTTTCCTTGGGATCCACAAGTGAAAGACACAGGCTGGAAAATTACAACTGTGTTTGGTGGGTATCAGGTTGTTTTGGGATCAGATGTTAGTTCTGGGCCTACTTCACACAGAACAGCAAGAGGAAAAATAGTGGAAAATATACAGGATTGCAACTGAGCTTTAACTCTGAGGAGCCAGGGTTTGAGCTAATTACTCGTTGTGGGAGGAGGACAGAGAAAAAGGTCTGGTTTTGTCCAGTGGTGGGTTTAGTTTCTGTCTGTATGAGGTGAGGCCTGGGTTAGCAAAGCTTCCTCACTAactagtttttgtttattttccctcttttttaaATATTCCCTTCCACTTTTTCATATTCATGCATTTGAAAGTAAGTTttgtgcttctttctttcttccttctttctccctttcttttatttctctctttttctttctctctttctcgctttctttcaaaacagaatttctctgtgtagccctggctatgctggaactcactctgtagacaaaggtctgcctttctctgcctcccaaattctgggatttgCAGGCATGTGCCAATCCCCACCCCTCCACATTCGTACATTTTTGACCAGGTAAATCCTAAGTGTCTTCTGGAAGATTGTGTAAATTACACAAGCTttagttaaatttatttatttttattgaaacagggtcttggcATGAAACCCAGGGTGGCCTTATACTTCAGgtaattcttctgcctcagtttctcaaatgttggaattacagaAATGACCCACCAAACCTGACTtgaaaagtttttgttgttgttttgttttgtttttttgagacaggatttttctgtgtagtcctggctgtcctggaactcatctgtagacaagcctggcctccaactcaagtgagatccagctgcctctgcctccctcctgagtgctgggagtaaaggcctgtgccaccactgcctggctctgagtttacattttttaaagaaagtaacaGCCATCTAAATCCTTTACCTAGAAGTTAATGGCTGGCATTCTCTTAGAACAGTTTTTtgatctttttttccccttgggcTCCTTGCAGCTTTTCCCCCCTTGTGTTAAATACCATTCCTTTGAAAGTTATATATAAACCGTTGTTGGTTTATTTCCTTAAGATGGATCCAGAAAGGAGTTACTAGCTCAGAAAGCTTATGGCTATGGTTAAGGATCCTAAATTTATCTTGCCAAACCGCACCCCGGAAAGGCTACACTGATATGCTCTCCCAGTAGCCAGAGAAGTGGACCCCACCACAGATTTACAGGTCTCCTACAAAGCCCTAACTTCTGCATGTACTTAGGCTCTGCCCTGTTATTTGTGAGAGGAGAAATCTGCTTTATTTGTTGAGACGTGTCCAGTGTTTATCTGGACCTGTTATCAAGCCCGCACCTCTGGCCAGAGGCGTGTGCTGGAGGCGATGGCAGCTGCCGCTCCAGCTCCCAAAGCCACCTGTCCTCTTGGCCCCTCCCCACTCCGCTGTTGCTCAGGACGCAGCCGGGTCCCCCTGGCATCAAGCTGTCTGTTCGGAGAGTTACAAGGATGCCACCCGAAGAGGAGGGGGCAAGATAAAAGATTCAGTTTCCTGCACAAGGGCCTTTTGTCCTACCAGAAGCCTCTCCCCTCGGGACAGAGTTTTCGGTCCATTAGCGGGCCAAGCCGTGCCTCTGCCAGCACCCTTGATGACccatccttcccccccccccacacctcccGTGGGCGGGGTAGGGGGCCGGGGCCTGTCGGTGTGGTTCCCAGAGCCCACCTgtgccctccctcttcctgccctCGCCACCCGCCCTCCACCCCCAGGCGTGGCTCAACACTGTCACGGCTGGGGAAGATTGCGGAGCCCCGGGCCAACTGGCTGCTTTCTCTCCGCGCTCCCGCCCTGGCTCCCGCCGGCGGCCCCAGGCGAAGAGCCACCGCTGACTGAGCGTCTCATTGTGTGCGCCCCGGGCGGGCAGCGGAGAGCAGCGCAGCAGCGCAACCCGCAGCGCAGGTAGAGTGGGGCCGGGCAGGGGGCGGGGAGCGGGGTTGCTCCAGGCCGGGAGTTCAAGGGTCTCCGTGGTGACCCTGGGACCCCTGCACCCCAACATCTAGCTCTTACAGCTCTTCTGTTTCCATCCCTCGCTGGGACATCCATCTAGTTTTCTCCAAGTATTTCCAGTGTTAGTACCCCGTCGGGGGCTGATATCACCGGATGTCCCTCGCTGCGGGGTGGTAAGAACCGAGTCAGTCCCCCGCGGACTCACGGGGAAGATGAAGCACTGCCTGTGGGCTGTCTTAGGAGCCTTTGTTGAGCCTGGGGAGAAATCGGTCCTGCTCCGGCCACCAGGGCCAGTTCGGGGGCAGAGCATCAGGCTTTCTTTCTGGTAGAGGAGTAATCAGGTCTCCAGGTGGGTGTCCACTCGAGGAGGGACCGGGGCTGAGCTAGAGATGCAGCTGGCGGTGCTCCTCAGTCTGGCGGCTCAGTCAGGGTTGGTGGCGAGAGCGAAAGGTGTATGTCGTGTGCACGTCCGCGGAGAGCAAGTTAAAGTTTGCAGGGTTCTCGGTAAATGGTCAGCCAGGGGCTGCAGCCCTCCTTTGCCTCCTCTGCCTTACCTCCCCCATCTACTGGAGCATCCATTTaaccttgcttttctttttaacatttacatctgttttttgcctgcttgtgtgtctgtgcgagggtgtcagatccgctggaaccggagttacagacgACAGTgaactgctgtgtgggtgctgagatttaAACCCAGCTCCTttggaagagctcttaaccactgggccacctcTACATCTCTCCATAAACTTGCTTTTCAAAAGACacgggtttttgtttggttttggttggttggttggttttcaagCTCACCAAGATCTTTGTCACAGAacgcataagaaaaaaaaaaaaaaaggttttgaacCAGATCTAGATTTTGGGTTGCTGGCTTGCTTCTGGCTGCTCAGCCTTGAACACAGCAGCAGCCTCGCTTGGCCCTCAGTATCTGTGCTCCCCAAAATGTTGACTCCTTTCTCTTACCTCTTAAATAGGAAGCAAGACAGTTGAGTCTCACTTAAGGGAAGCAAACTCAGTTTCCCCACGCTTCAAAAGGAGGGGTTAAGGTTTCTGGGTTTTGAGGCCTGATTACTCTGTGttgtccaggctgtccttgaagtcactggAGCTTGGGctggcctggcctcaaactcttaaatcctgggattacaggtgtgtgctgccgtgcctttagataaaataaataaggaaataaacaaaatgccATCTTTTAAAGAGGAGGACACTGAGGCTTGAACAGCTGGGAGGGCTTGGTTGACTGGAAGCTATGAGTGAGTGTAGGCCAGCTCCAGAGCTACTGGGAAGTGAAGGCTGTGGGAGAGCCCTGTGGGTGAGGTGACTTGTTATGGTCTCCTTTTACCAAAGAATCTGGCCCGGAGTGGTTTAGTAACTGGCTTGACACAGGATACAACCCCAGTGTGGCTTCCAAAGCCAGGCTCCCAGCCATTATTTCCTGCCGTCTTCTGTGTTATACTCACTGTACTGTCTCTGCCCGTTTGCTATCTTTTGTTAGAGTCATAGGGTCATCAAAGTCAGTCCGGGCTGCAGTACGAGGGTTTTTCTTACTCACAGAATTTTTGTTAGGTTCATAGAACATAATAATGACACAGATTACATGCCTCGTGTTATTTTAGGTGTTttagaaatatgagcatcccagACTTCAGACCAAGCCCATAAGTTAGGGatattatttcctttgttttgtagatttaaaCAAGCTTAGAGAGATTAAGTGACCTGGTCCCTCTGATGCAACAAGGTCCAGTTTCTAGCCTCACTGGAGGGGACAGGCCATGTAGAGCTGCAGAGACAGGACGCCATGGATGGTACGACATTATTCAGCACCCCCTAAGGCAAATCCTTATTGAAATTTCTCCTGTTATCTCTAAGCTAGcttttagctgtttgtttttgtttgtttgttttccttcaaaCCAGAATATGTCCTAAGGTAGCATTTGACTATTctgtgttttgaatttctttcttctcaaCTAATCCTTGTTTAGTTATGTCACTGACTTGGGAGAATAATTTGCTCTTTTGAATATAAAGTCACTAAAATgttaggcgggggggggggctgtagctggtcttttgctactttgtgggttctttttcccaccctttatcccccCCCACCCGGTTTCACTCCCtgtcactagataggagagaaaggaggatagaggggagagagagggaggaatccTTGAATCGACTTTCTTCTTGTGTCTTCTTTGAGCATGACCACTAACTGCAACCAACACTCCCCCCCCATGAACCAACAACAACCTAtgggggctctagcatttatagaACCTCtaaaaaagttcccagaattccaaacatcgcACAATCGCAGAAACTAtcgcagctggcaaaaccacgcctctGTTACAGCACCAGgtaaatcacagtcagctgctgcgaCACAGCCCCATGTCCCCACACCGGGATGAAAAGGAAAACAtcttcttacaatatttctgtggttttttttaaagatgccaAAATTCCAGATTTCTCACTGCAGAGGGCTGTGCtaggtggcacacatctttaatcccagagacTCAGGCAGGATGTTCccagtttgaagccagcccaCTCTACatagtacaaacaaacaaatattagtAACTCAGAGAACAGATGCTCTCTATAAATGCTCTGCCATGGAAGCACAAGGACAAGCTAAAAGTACAGCCCCTACCTGATGTCCTGTGTGTGTTGCTATAGGAAGGAGCCTTGTGGGTCAGGATCCCTCTATCTATATGAGCCTATgacttttaatgatttttaaaatatttatcttatgtgtatgtatgtattcccaAGGTATGTACGGTCACCAAATACatgaaggagccaggagattaaaaGAGGTGTTGGGTTCCTTACAACTGTTGTTATTGTCAGTTCTGAGCCAAAATGTgtttgctgggaaccaaacccaggtcctctggaagagcagcaagtcctttttgacagggtttctctgtctagccctgctgtcttggaattctctatgtagaccaggctggccttgaactcagatccacctgcctctgcctcccaagtgctgggattaaaggtgtgtgccaccatgcccatctaGTATACTTTGTTTTCACTGATAGTTCCTGGCTCAGAATACCCCCTCCAAGGCAGATCATAAACTAGAATTTCTTTTTCGCCCCAGGCCAGGGCATAAAAACTCAAATCCACCTCCCTACTCCTCACCCCTTCTGCGCCTTGGGGCTACCAGTTGTCCAGAAACTGTCTGACTACCTGCTCTGAATTAGATGGGTCTTGCTCTATTCCCCCATACCCTGGAGGAAGGAATGCTGCACAGAAAAGCCAAGAAGGATCTAGACTGGCAGGAAATGCCTCAGAGTGACTGTGAGCCATGGAATCTTGAGGATCTTTTCAGTAACTGGGATTGAACCTAGGCGTGCTTAACTGCAAACCATCTACCCACTGGGGTTTAGCCCCAGCTGTGGCCTAAACTTGGAGGTCGGTCTGTGAATCTGgggtcctcttgcctcagcttcccaagcagCTGGGAATACAGCCTGGCTTTACAGACTGATTTTAATTCATTTCCCAAGAGATGGTGATTatagatagggtctcatgtagtccaggctagccttcaactcctgatcctcctgtcttcccctctcaagtgctgggattacaaacttaTGTCAGCATGCCTAGTTTTGggcagtgctgggaatggagccatgggccttgtgcttgctgggCAAGCTCTCCCAGGTGAGCCCCATCCGTAGACCCGAGATTGCAGAAAGCAGGATTCTTGCCTCCAGCAGCGGGACCAGCAGACTGGCCAGGGCCCCGGAGCAGACTTATCTCCTGTCAGAGCCTGGCCCGGCGGACCGTCTTAAAGTTTCACTGCATAGGAGGAGAGCCCGCCATCCCTGCCCCTAGGCTTCTCAAGTGGGAACTCGGGTCAGCTGGTCGATGGGCATGCAGGCAGCTCTTCAGGATGGAAGCATAAAGGAAGCATGAAGGCAAACTCCACCCATGACTTCTCTAACCAGCTAAAAATAATCATTCTGAGATTAGAAAAGAAAGCTCTCAAGCTGCGCATAGTggcgcatacctgtaatcccagtgctgggaagagacaacaggaaaagaggagtTCAGGTCAGCCTCAGCTATCTATCCatctaaggccagcctgagcta
Coding sequences within it:
- the Tmem231 gene encoding transmembrane protein 231 isoform X2, whose amino-acid sequence is MAVLSATHRADAGGSPSSTSKEEDRNQDGKMDVLHFKLELPLQSTEQVLGVQLILTFSYQLHRMSTFVMQSMAFLQSSFAVPGSQLYVNGDLRLQQKQPLSYRSLDVRYNVSVINGTSPFAHDYDLTHIVAAYQERNVTTVLSNPNPIWLVGRAAEAPFVINAIIRYPVEVISYQPGFWEMIKFAWVQYVSILLIFLWVFERIKTFVFQNQVVTSIPVAMPQGEVGKEHLS
- the Tmem231 gene encoding transmembrane protein 231 isoform X1, with the translated sequence MALYQLFSHPVERGYRAGLCSKAALFLLLATALTYIPPLLVAFRSHGFWLKRSSYEEQPNVRFQHQVLLVALLGPEPGAFLAWSTFPTFNRLQGAHLRVPLVSSREEDRNQDGKMDVLHFKLELPLQSTEQVLGVQLILTFSYQLHRMSTFVMQSMAFLQSSFAVPGSQLYVNGDLRLQQKQPLSYRSLDVRYNVSVINGTSPFAHDYDLTHIVAAYQERNVTTVLSNPNPIWLVGRAAEAPFVINAIIRYPVEVISYQPGFWEMIKFAWVQYVSILLIFLWVFERIKTFVFQNQVVTSIPVAMPQGEVGKEHLS